A single genomic interval of Canis lupus dingo isolate Sandy chromosome 6, ASM325472v2, whole genome shotgun sequence harbors:
- the TRIM72 gene encoding tripartite motif-containing protein 72 isoform X1, with protein sequence MVPPTGCRHAMSLHGSEIRSGPSTARDVIFCPGHPHPIDHNPQPQPASDGNSRSIMSAAPGLLHQELSCPLCLQLFDAPVTAECGHSFCRACLSRVAGEPAADGTVPCPCCQALTRPQALSTNQQLARLVEGLAQVPQGHCEEHLDPLSIYCEQDRALVCGVCASLGSHRGHRLLPAAEAHARLKTQLPQQKLQLQEACMRKEKSVALLEHQLMEVEEMVRQFRGAVGEQLGKMRVFLAALEGSLDREAERVRGEAGVALRRELGSLNSYLEQLRQMEKVLEEVADKPQTEFLMKYCLVTSRLQKILAESPPPARLDIQLPVISDDFKFQVWRKMFRALMPVTKELTFDPSSAHPSLVLSPSGRRVECSDQKAPPAGEDPCQFDKAVAVVAQQVLSDGEHYWEVQVGEKPRWALGVIAAQASRRGRLHAVPSQGLWLLGLRDGKILEAHVEAKEPRALRTPERRPTRIGIYLSFGDGVLSFYDASDPDALELLFAFHERLPGPVYPFFDVCWHDKGKNAQPLLLVGPDGEEA encoded by the exons ATGGTTCCTCCAACTGGCTGTAGACATGCAATGTCCCTCCATGGGTCAGAGATCAGATCTGGCCCATCTACAGCGAGAGATGTCATCTTCTGTCCTGGGCACCCACATCCTATTGACCATAACCCTCAGCCTCAGCCTGCCAGTGATGGAAACTCCAG GTCCATCATGTCGGCCGCGCCGGGCCTCCTGCACCAGGAGCTGTCCTGCCCGCTCTGCCTGCAGCTGTTTGACGCGCCGGTGACCGCCGAGTGCGGCCACAGTTTCTGCCGCGCCTGCCTGAGCCGCGTGGCTGGGGAGCCGGCGGCGGACGGCACCGTGCCCTGCCCGTGCTGCCAGGCACTCACGCGGCCACAGGCGCTCAGCACCAACCAGCAGCTGGCGCGCCTGGTGGAGGGGCTGGCGCAGGTGCCGCAGGGCCACTGCGAGGAGCACCTAGACCCGCTCAGCATCTACTGCGAGCAGGATCGAGCGCTCGTGTGCGGCGTGTGCGCCTCGCTCGGCTCGCACCGCGGCCACCGCCTGCTGCCCGCCGCCGAAGCCCACGCGCGCCTCAAG ACACAGCTGCCACAGCAGAAACTGCAGCTGCAGGAGGCATGTATGCGCAAGGAGAAGAGTGTGGCTCTGCTGGAGCATCAGCTCATGGAAGTGGAG GAGATGGTGCGTCAGTTCCGGGGGGCTGTAGGGGAGCAGCTGGGCAAGATGCGGGTGTTCCTGGCTGCACTGGAGGGCTCCTTGGACCGTGAGGCAGAGCGCGTGCGGGGAGAGGCAGGGGTTGCCCTGCGGCGGGAGCTGGGGAGCCTGAACTCTTACCTGGAGCAGTTGCGTCAGATGGAGAAGGTGCTGGAGGAGGTGGCcgacaagccacagactgagtTCCTCATG aaaTACTGCCTGGTGACCAGCAG gctacAGAAGATCCTGGCAGAATCACCACCGCCTGCCCGTTTGGACATCCAGCTGCCTGTCATCTCAGATGACTTCAAATTCCAGGTGTGGAGGAAGATGTTCCGGGCTCTGATGCCAG TTACAAAGGAGCTGACCTTTGACCCGAGCTCTGCGCACCCGAGCCTGGTGCTGTCTCCCTCCGGTCGCCGCGTGGAGTGCTCGGACCAGAAGGCGCCGCCGGCCGGGGAGGATCCGTGCCAGTTCGACAAGGCCGTGGCGGTGGTGGCGCAGCAGGTGCTGTCCGACGGCGAGCACTACTGGGAGGTGCAGGTGGGCGAGAAGCCGCGCTGGGCCCTCGGCGTGATCGCGGCCCAGGCCAGCCGCCGCGGCCGGCTGCACGCCGTCCCCTCGCAGGGCCTCTGGCTGCTCGGGCTGCGGGACGGCAAGATCCTGGAGGCGCACGTCGAAGCCAAGGAGCCGCGCGCGCTGCGCACCCCGGAGAGGCGGCCCACGCGCATCGGGATCTACCTAAGCTTCGGCGACGGAGTCCTCTCCTTTTATGATGCCAGTGACCCCGACGCCCTCGAGCTGCTCTTTGCCTTCCACGAGCGCCTGCCCGGGCCCGTGTACCCCTTCTTCGACGTATGCTGGCACGACAAGGGCAAAAATGCTCAGCCGCTGCTGCTGGTGGGGCCTGATGGCGAGGAGGCCTGA
- the TRIM72 gene encoding tripartite motif-containing protein 72 isoform X2: MSAAPGLLHQELSCPLCLQLFDAPVTAECGHSFCRACLSRVAGEPAADGTVPCPCCQALTRPQALSTNQQLARLVEGLAQVPQGHCEEHLDPLSIYCEQDRALVCGVCASLGSHRGHRLLPAAEAHARLKTQLPQQKLQLQEACMRKEKSVALLEHQLMEVEEMVRQFRGAVGEQLGKMRVFLAALEGSLDREAERVRGEAGVALRRELGSLNSYLEQLRQMEKVLEEVADKPQTEFLMKYCLVTSRLQKILAESPPPARLDIQLPVISDDFKFQVWRKMFRALMPVTKELTFDPSSAHPSLVLSPSGRRVECSDQKAPPAGEDPCQFDKAVAVVAQQVLSDGEHYWEVQVGEKPRWALGVIAAQASRRGRLHAVPSQGLWLLGLRDGKILEAHVEAKEPRALRTPERRPTRIGIYLSFGDGVLSFYDASDPDALELLFAFHERLPGPVYPFFDVCWHDKGKNAQPLLLVGPDGEEA; the protein is encoded by the exons ATGTCGGCCGCGCCGGGCCTCCTGCACCAGGAGCTGTCCTGCCCGCTCTGCCTGCAGCTGTTTGACGCGCCGGTGACCGCCGAGTGCGGCCACAGTTTCTGCCGCGCCTGCCTGAGCCGCGTGGCTGGGGAGCCGGCGGCGGACGGCACCGTGCCCTGCCCGTGCTGCCAGGCACTCACGCGGCCACAGGCGCTCAGCACCAACCAGCAGCTGGCGCGCCTGGTGGAGGGGCTGGCGCAGGTGCCGCAGGGCCACTGCGAGGAGCACCTAGACCCGCTCAGCATCTACTGCGAGCAGGATCGAGCGCTCGTGTGCGGCGTGTGCGCCTCGCTCGGCTCGCACCGCGGCCACCGCCTGCTGCCCGCCGCCGAAGCCCACGCGCGCCTCAAG ACACAGCTGCCACAGCAGAAACTGCAGCTGCAGGAGGCATGTATGCGCAAGGAGAAGAGTGTGGCTCTGCTGGAGCATCAGCTCATGGAAGTGGAG GAGATGGTGCGTCAGTTCCGGGGGGCTGTAGGGGAGCAGCTGGGCAAGATGCGGGTGTTCCTGGCTGCACTGGAGGGCTCCTTGGACCGTGAGGCAGAGCGCGTGCGGGGAGAGGCAGGGGTTGCCCTGCGGCGGGAGCTGGGGAGCCTGAACTCTTACCTGGAGCAGTTGCGTCAGATGGAGAAGGTGCTGGAGGAGGTGGCcgacaagccacagactgagtTCCTCATG aaaTACTGCCTGGTGACCAGCAG gctacAGAAGATCCTGGCAGAATCACCACCGCCTGCCCGTTTGGACATCCAGCTGCCTGTCATCTCAGATGACTTCAAATTCCAGGTGTGGAGGAAGATGTTCCGGGCTCTGATGCCAG TTACAAAGGAGCTGACCTTTGACCCGAGCTCTGCGCACCCGAGCCTGGTGCTGTCTCCCTCCGGTCGCCGCGTGGAGTGCTCGGACCAGAAGGCGCCGCCGGCCGGGGAGGATCCGTGCCAGTTCGACAAGGCCGTGGCGGTGGTGGCGCAGCAGGTGCTGTCCGACGGCGAGCACTACTGGGAGGTGCAGGTGGGCGAGAAGCCGCGCTGGGCCCTCGGCGTGATCGCGGCCCAGGCCAGCCGCCGCGGCCGGCTGCACGCCGTCCCCTCGCAGGGCCTCTGGCTGCTCGGGCTGCGGGACGGCAAGATCCTGGAGGCGCACGTCGAAGCCAAGGAGCCGCGCGCGCTGCGCACCCCGGAGAGGCGGCCCACGCGCATCGGGATCTACCTAAGCTTCGGCGACGGAGTCCTCTCCTTTTATGATGCCAGTGACCCCGACGCCCTCGAGCTGCTCTTTGCCTTCCACGAGCGCCTGCCCGGGCCCGTGTACCCCTTCTTCGACGTATGCTGGCACGACAAGGGCAAAAATGCTCAGCCGCTGCTGCTGGTGGGGCCTGATGGCGAGGAGGCCTGA